The stretch of DNA ATCCACACGTGCGCGTTCGGCGCGCCGAGCGCGCGATACAGCTCCTCGACGTGCGTCTGCACGTAGCCGCGGCGGCCGGTCCAGTCGTCGCCGGCGCGGGAGAGCGAGTAGTGGACCTGGAAGCTCGGACGCGACGCGGCGAGGGCGTCGAGCTCGTCGGCGTAGAGGCGGTCCTCCGGCGTGCGGACGCCGAAGAGCAGTGTCATCGGCGCGTCGTCGCCCTTCGCGACCGCGTCGAGGATCATGCTCCGGAGCGGCGTGACGCCGGTGCCGGTGCCGACGAAGAGCGAGGGGAGCCCGCGGTCGCGCGTGAAGAAACCCTGCGGGCCGATCGCGCGCACGATCGCGCCGGGCGAGAGCTCGTGGAGGAACGTCGAGCCCGGGCCGCCTTCGACCTTCGTCACCGCGAGCGAGAGGCGCGACGTGCCGTTCGGCGGCGACGCGATGGAGTAGGCGCGGCGGCCCTCGCCGTCGGGGAGGGGGAGCACGAGGGAGATCCACTGGCCCGCCTGGAACTCGAACGGCGCGCCGTCGACGCGCTCGAAGTCGAGCTCGCGCACGTTCACGGTGAGCATCCGTGAGGTCGCGAGGCGGAGGTCGAACGTCGGCGGCGGGGGCATCTAGAGATTCTCTACCCGATACGCGAACGGCGCCTTCACGCGCGACGAGCTGCGAAGGACGAGCTCCATGCGGAGGAGGGCGTCGAGCGCGTCTTTCGTCGTGTAGGCCCGCGTCTTCGCTTCGATGAGGACGTCGATCGCGTGCTCGAGCGCGTCGGCGGGGTGATGGTAGGCGCCGGGGAGGACGAAGAGATCGCTCGTCCCCGGCGCGGAGGTGACGCGCGCGTCCATCGGGCCCTCGGCGTGCTCGAGCGTGAGCGCCTGGGTCTCGTCGATGACGCGGACCATGAGCTCGGCGCCCGACCAGGCGTCGACGAGGTGCGCGCGCCGCTCGTCCACCTCCTCCACGAGGAAGAAGCCGCGGTGCGCCCGCGCGAAGCAGCGCGCGATGGCCTGCTCCGCGTCCCCGAGCTCCTCCGCGGCGCGGACGGCGAAGCCCTGCGTCGTGAGCGCGTCGTCCCAGAAGGCCCGCGAGCGGTTCTCGAACCACGCGTCGTCCGGGCCGTAGGCGCCGGTGCGACGCTGGAACTCGGCCCGCATCTCGGCCGCGGCGGCCCCCAGGTCGCCCCTGTCTCCGAGCCCGACGATCGCCTCGTACGCTGCGGCGATCTGCGCGGGCGTGGTACCCTCCGTCTGTCTGGCCATGCAAAACCGGGTCTTCTTCCCTCAAGCTCTACTCGATCAGTGGGGAGTCGAAGGCAAGATCGAAGTCACACCGACCGAGCTCGTCATCGTCGCGGAGGGGCGGCGCTACGACATCGTCGAGGTCGTGAGGGTCGACCGGGAGGTGACCGGCGCGGAGGACCCGCACGGCCTCGTCGGCAAGGTGAAGCCGATGACGGACCTCGTCGCGTTGAAGGCCGAGATCCTCGAGGGCTCGATGATCATCGGCGACAACGCGTACGACGTCGTGCCGGGGTGGGCCGGCGCGCCGAAGACCGCGTTCGCGGTCCACCTCGACTCGGGCGAGCGCATGCGCGCGCGCCGCGGCAAGACCGACGCCGGCAAGCTCCCCGAGAGCGACGAGGAGATGCTGAAGCGCTTCGCGGACGGGCTATTGTGATCACGGAGCCCGTCGCCGACGTCTTGTTCTACCTGACGGCGGCGTTCTACGTCGTCGCGTCGGCGATCTTCCTCCGCTTCCTCGCGCAGGGCAAAGGCGACGTCGGCGTGCTCGGCCCGCGCCTCATCGGCGCCGGCGCGGCGCTCCACGCGGCGCACATCTGCGTCGCTTCGCTCTACCTCCGCGTCTGCCCGGTCGAGGGGATCCACTTCCCGATGAGCGTGGGGGCGATGGCGATGTGCGTCGCGTACATCGTCGTGCGGAGGCGGTACAAGCTCGAGGTCGCGGGCGCGTTCGTCGCGCCGCTCGCGCTGACGTCGCTCCTCGCGTCGCACTTCGTCGGCGGCGGCGCGGAGCCGACCGCGCGGATAAAGGAGGCGATGCTGCCGTTCCACGTCGCGACGAACCTCTTCGGGGTCGCGCTCTTCACCCTCGCGTCGTCGGCCGCCACGCTCTACCTCGTGCAGGAGCACCTCCTGAAGAAGAAGCAGATCGACGGCGTCTTCCGCCGCCTGCCCGCGCTCGACGTGCTCGACCGCGCGGAGCATCGCTTCCTCCTCGCCGGCTTCCCGCTCCTCACGATCGGCATCGTCACCGGCACGCTCTGGGCGCGCCGCGTCGAGATGGGCGGGCAGAGCGAGGTGCTCCGCGCGGTGTTCGGCTACGTGACGTGGCTCGTCATCGCGGCGGTGCTGTTCCTCCGCGCGGCCGCGGGCTGGCGCGGGCGCCGCGCGGCGTACGGCACGATCGCGGGCTTCGGCTTCGCCGTCGTCGTCCTCATGGTCTATCTCCTGCGCTCCGCGCCGGCGCAGCCCACCGCCTATCTGCCGTGACCCTCCCCGTCGTCGTCATCGGACTCTCGCACAAGACGGCGCCCGTCGACGTGCGCGAGCGCTTCGCGAGCGGGAGCGAGGTGCTCCCGGAGGTGCTCGCGCGCATCACCTCCCGCGTGGAGATCGAGGAGGCGATGTTCCTCTCGACCTGCAACCGCGTCGAGGTCCTCGCGCTCCCGACGGCGCACGCGACGCAGGAGGAGGCGGTCCAGGCCGCGTCGCACGCGGTGCGTGAGGCGCTGCGCGAGCACATCGGCGCGGCGACGGTCGAGGAGCTCCGCGAGTACCTCTACGAGC from Labilithrix sp. encodes:
- a CDS encoding FAD-dependent oxidoreductase; its protein translation is MPPPPTFDLRLATSRMLTVNVRELDFERVDGAPFEFQAGQWISLVLPLPDGEGRRAYSIASPPNGTSRLSLAVTKVEGGPGSTFLHELSPGAIVRAIGPQGFFTRDRGLPSLFVGTGTGVTPLRSMILDAVAKGDDAPMTLLFGVRTPEDRLYADELDALAASRPSFQVHYSLSRAGDDWTGRRGYVQTHVEELYRALGAPNAHVWICGLERMVGAVRDLLRKQMGVERKQVHTERYD
- the ccsA gene encoding cytochrome c biogenesis protein CcsA yields the protein MTEPVADVLFYLTAAFYVVASAIFLRFLAQGKGDVGVLGPRLIGAGAALHAAHICVASLYLRVCPVEGIHFPMSVGAMAMCVAYIVVRRRYKLEVAGAFVAPLALTSLLASHFVGGGAEPTARIKEAMLPFHVATNLFGVALFTLASSAATLYLVQEHLLKKKQIDGVFRRLPALDVLDRAEHRFLLAGFPLLTIGIVTGTLWARRVEMGGQSEVLRAVFGYVTWLVIAAVLFLRAAAGWRGRRAAYGTIAGFGFAVVVLMVYLLRSAPAQPTAYLP